Below is a genomic region from Microbacterium galbinum.
GGGCTGGAGGAGGTCGTCGTCGCCGATCAGGTCTCCGAGCGGGACCGGGTCGGCATCGTAGTTCTGCTCGACCAGTTCGATCTGCTCGGCGCGGGACTCGTTCCTCTCGAACTGCCAGTTGGAGAGGAACGCGCAGGCGACCGCGAAGCCGATCGCGATGAGGACGTAGACCATCCAACGGGTCAGGCGCTTGCTCACGCGGGTACTCCGTTTCGGACGGTCACCGGGAAGTCGCGGGCCGCCAGGTAGTCGTGCAGGTAGTCCACGTGCTCGTCGCACGCCAGCCAGATCTTCTCGCGGTCCGCAGCGTGGATGCGCGGATTGCGCCAGACGACCTGCTTCGTCGCCGCGCTCCGGCAGCCGGCGCGCGAGCAGGTGAGATCGGTCACGTGCGATCCTGCGGCTTCTCGTGGATCGTGATGATGCCGGGAGCTTCCTCGATCGGCTCCGGGGCGACCGCCGGTGTCGCCTCGATCTCCTGCCGAGGGGACTCCGCCCCCGATTCGGTGCTGTCGCTGCCGGCGTTCGCGAAGACCACGGCGATGTACGGGAGCACCGCGGCCGCGGCGGCGAAGACCCATGTGTACCAGCCGTAAGGCTGCACGAAGACCATGAGGCCGAAGCACACGATGCGGATCGTCATCGTGATCGCATAGCGGCGCACGCGGTGATCGGACTCGGCTGCCGGCGACTGCGGCAGAGAGGTCACGGCGGGGACGGTGCGCTTGCGGTTCACGATGCCTCCAGCCTACGCCGGTGGGCGGGGGCGGGAGCGCGTTCGTGCAGCGATCAGCTGTTGTAGAGGAAGGGGAGGGTGAACGCTCCGAACGCGAGGAGGCTGATGAGCGAGATCGCGATCGTCAGTACGCCGATACCGAGCACGACGTACCCCAGGATGAGACCGGCGAACGCCATTCCGCGTCCGCCGACGGTCGGGTCGTTCTTCGTCTTCTTCAGCGCCATGTGCCCGGTGATCACCGCGGCGATGGACGCGAGCGCCGGGAGGAAGA
It encodes:
- a CDS encoding DUF3099 domain-containing protein, yielding MNRKRTVPAVTSLPQSPAAESDHRVRRYAITMTIRIVCFGLMVFVQPYGWYTWVFAAAAAVLPYIAVVFANAGSDSTESGAESPRQEIEATPAVAPEPIEEAPGIITIHEKPQDRT